One genomic region from Lycorma delicatula isolate Av1 chromosome 9, ASM4794821v1, whole genome shotgun sequence encodes:
- the LOC142329685 gene encoding uncharacterized protein LOC142329685, with product MAISRLTIVKLAELILAVACAFIHYQTFEAETSFALFVVTSTFGGFAIVVIGVFIGYITGNSVNRNVDLFFCVAGAILYILSGVFSYQRFTGWTFNKGHANLGLTKATLSVIQGIVFVVDGFFTFKAE from the exons ATGGCAATAAGCAGATTAACTATTGTTAAATTAGCAGAACtg ATACTTGCAGTTGCTTGTGCATTCATTCATTATCAGACATTTGAAGCAGAAACATCATTTGCGCTATTTGTGGTAACAAGTACATTTGGCGGTTTTGCAATTGTTGTAATTGGTGTATTTATTGGTTACATAACAGGAAATTCAGTCAACAGGAATGTG GACTTGTTTTTCTGTGTGGCTGGTGCTATCTTATACATACTTTCTGGAGTGTTCTCCTACCAGAGATTCACAGGATGGACATTCAATAAGGGACATGCTAACTTGGGACTGACAAAAGCTACACTTTCAGTCATTCAAGGGATTGTTTTCGTTGTTGatggtttttttacttttaaggctgaataa